A single region of the Dryobates pubescens isolate bDryPub1 chromosome 11, bDryPub1.pri, whole genome shotgun sequence genome encodes:
- the CACYBP gene encoding calcyclin-binding protein, with protein sequence MASAWEELQKDLEEVKELLTKATRKRVRDVLMTEKHKLELEIKNQPPPKPKDVTEEEKSLGGYTVKINNYGWDQSDKFVKIYISLNGVQKLPSENVQVNFTERSFDLLVKNLNGKNYTMTFNNLMKPISVEGSSRKIKTDMVLVMCRKKREEKWDCLTQVEKESKEKEKASYDTSDPSEGLMNLLKKMYAEGDDEIKRTINKAWVESREKQFKGDIPMDI encoded by the exons ATGGCCTCAGCGTGGGAGGAG TTACAGAAAGATTTGGAAGAGGTTAAAGAACTGCTTACGAAAGCCACAAGGAAGCGAGTTCGTGATGTCCTGATGACAGAGAAACACAAGCTAGAGCTAGAAATCAAGAATCAGCCTCCACCGAAGCCAAAAGATgtgacagaggaagaaaagtcaCTGGGAGGGTACACGGTGAAAATAAACAATTATG GTTGGGATCAGTCAGATAAGTTTGTTAAGATTTACATTTCTTTAAATGGAGTCCAGAAGCTTCCATCTGAGAATGTGCAGGTGAATTTCACAGAGAG GTCATTTGATCTGCTAGTGAAGAATCTGAATGGGAAAAACTACACCATGACCTTCAACAACCTCATGAAACCCATCTctgtggaaggcagctctaggaAG ATAAAGACAGACATGGTCCTTGTGATGTGTAGGAAGAAGCGGGAGGAAAAATGGGACTGTCTCACTCaagtggaaaaagaaagcaaagagaaaga GAAGGCTTCCTATGACACCTCAGATCCTAGTGAGGGGCTTATGAACCTTTTAAAGAAGATGTATGCAGAAGGGGACGATGAAATAAAGCGCACCATCAACAAGGCCTGGGttgaaagcagagaaaagcaatTTAAAGGGGACATACCAATGGATATTTAA